The following nucleotide sequence is from Primulina tabacum isolate GXHZ01 chromosome 2, ASM2559414v2, whole genome shotgun sequence.
tttattgtaaatatgaacaatACTGACTCATCTCATGAATAAAGATTCGTAACCACTCTTTGTAATTGTTTCTGTTTCAGAATCCTATCGACCAACCCTTTCTTCTACAAAATATTTATTGCCTCTATGATAGATTAGTAAGTAAGTGAAGAACATAATTATATCGGTCAATGGCTCCCACTTTTCTGTGCGTGTGGCCGCTTGCATATCATCATCGTTATCTCCTGCGGCCGTTATCACGGGCGTTTTCTTTAACGGAACCAGTAGCCAATTTGCTTTCGTCATTTTTTATCCCAATCTGAATTCGTTTCAGCTTCTTCTCCTCTCCCCTAGGTTGTAAATATTTCGAGATATTTGCTTGCACAGATGGTGGATTCACGATCCAATCCTCTGGAGAAAGGTAATTTCTGAGATCTTAATCCTCGTATTATGCCCCTTTCGCTTCTCTTTCTTTTGCCTTTCGTTGACTGTGCTGATTTTTATGTTTCTTTGATCTTTTTGGAGTTCATAAATTTGAGCttctttttaattgaaattAGATTAGCGGTGTTCGGTCGCGTTATTGATTTTCAGTTCAAATCGGTGCTGCGTTGTTTTTGTAGGGGTTCCTTGCTAACGGATTTTTTGTTGGTCCTCTTACCTTGAATTTGGTGGGTGTAAGAGTTAGTCCTGGAACTATATAGATTCCTGACTATAATTTCATAAACTTAGAAGATAAACTTTTTTGGAGATGGGAGAAGATTTGCTGACAGGTTTAACTATTGAGAATTATCCCTCAACATTTTTGTCAATGGATTCCATTGCTATCTCTCACGACGAGGGCGAAACCCATAGGCAGGTTGATCTTTCGGGACCCCCAGATATTAATCTCCCATTGTCGGTGGAACGTAGTCCTCCACCACTTGCTCAGTCTTGGAACCATGACTCTTTTGATATGCTCGAGGTTGGGCTCGGGCACCATGTTAATAATGATTCTGATAAGCTTCTCGATTTGCCTAAAATGGTGCGGAAATGTGCGAAGAGATTGGATAGTGTGTGGGGTGCTTGGTTCTTCTTTGCCTTCTATTTTAAGCCTGTTTTAAAGGATAAATCAAAGTGCAACATAGTTCGAGATAGTAATGGGGTTTCTGGCTTTGAGAAGTCTGATCTGCAACTCGATGTCTTCTTGGTACAGCATGATATGGAAAATATGTATATGTGGGTTTTTAAGGATAGACCTGAAAATGCGTTGGGTAAAATGCAGTTGAGAAGTTACATGAACGGCAACTCACGCCATGGGGAACGTCCATTTCCATTCAGCGTCGAAAGGGGTTTTGTTCGGTCTCATAAAATGCAGCGGAAACACTACAGAGGACTCTCCAATCCACAGTGTGTTCATGGTATTGAACTGGTCGCATCGCCCAAACTTACGAGCCTCGATGTGGAAGAACAAAAGAAGTGGATGGAACTGACTGGTCGAGAACTTAACTTTTGTGTCCCACCTGAAGCTAAAGAATTCAGTTCATGGAGAAACCTACCAAATACAGATTTTGAGCTCGAAGGACTGCTTCCTCCTTTAAAGAACAACCACGCAAAGAAACTGCTTAATGGGTCGGGTTTAAATTTATCAACTCAGCTATCAAACCATGTAAATGGTAATGGAATAGATC
It contains:
- the LOC142530749 gene encoding uncharacterized protein LOC142530749; protein product: MGEDLLTGLTIENYPSTFLSMDSIAISHDEGETHRQVDLSGPPDINLPLSVERSPPPLAQSWNHDSFDMLEVGLGHHVNNDSDKLLDLPKMVRKCAKRLDSVWGAWFFFAFYFKPVLKDKSKCNIVRDSNGVSGFEKSDLQLDVFLVQHDMENMYMWVFKDRPENALGKMQLRSYMNGNSRHGERPFPFSVERGFVRSHKMQRKHYRGLSNPQCVHGIELVASPKLTSLDVEEQKKWMELTGRELNFCVPPEAKEFSSWRNLPNTDFELEGLLPPLKNNHAKKLLNGSGLNLSTQLSNHVNGNGIDLSDCNKKRKDLFSRGNDEDCSLPNNLNGDLHQDADFNPIEPPWLSEFSGVMRNVYGPVTAAKSIYEDDEGYLIFVTLPFVDPERVKVHWWNNLTHGVVKISSISTACMPFIQRNDRTFKLTDPAPEHCPPGEFKREIPLPARIPDDAKLEAYFDKSGTVLEIKVPKHRLGPEEHEVLVSLRPPNEFVLS